Part of the Plasmodium vinckei vinckei genome assembly, chromosome: PVVCY_13 genome, TATGGTggtcatatataatattttaatttggcTGTTTTTTGGGGtaactatttttaaaacaatatgaGAATATTTATAGTTTGAAAGaaaacatttataaaaaaatttaagaaAAACTATTAAGATGCTAAAAAATgctatttaatatttggtATAGTTGcaatgaacaaaaaaattggaaattaaaaaaaaatcagacaaaaaatgtaaaagaGCGTGGTTATAAGTTGTCCTAATTATCTAGCTTCATATTGCATAACTATAAAGagggaaaaaattataaaagatatatatagtatggatgtaatatatatatataacataaaatgaataattatGTAGTGGTACAGTGCATAATAAAAGAAGATGGTTTACCTCTTCGGCTTCttttcttaaaaaatatttttgatcCACAATTTTTACACCTCAATGATGCATTAGGTGGTATTACTGTATCAATTCCGCATTctgattaaaaatataaaaattaacgtaaataaatgtaatgGATAATCATAAAAAACGATACTGAActcttatttatatattatacataaatatgagacaaaaaatatataatttgaaaactgttttttcttaatatatgcatacctccacaaatataaacaacTGGCTCTGTTGATATGTCTTCGTCATGTTCtcttatatacatttttgggaattatatttatttaattgtttgtttatattaGATGAATggtataattttaaataagttGATCttgtttaaatttttattatttatgttttttccTCTATAATtagtttaataaaataaaattccatatatatatatatatatatatatactccTTTCAATATActcaattatttatatgcgATTAATGTAAGAAGAACCAAAGGAATAGTTTATtcgatttatatttttttaaatgtttcGATTTGTTTCATTCTAtgcaaaaataatgtataaaacttcgatttttatattttttaaattgttatataagatattaatttttatgatatcatgggaaaaatatacgcttaattttaaaaaattgttattcaattattctttattatttttttgtatttttttataaaaattgtatttatgTAATGGCTTATATAATGTACAGTTACATGAATATCGAAACCCTATAatgctatatatttatattattgtcaCCAgtggaaaataaaataaataaaacggtatgcatataaagtCGCATTACCATCACGACTTTAAACAAAATGTAGAATgcaaaaatatgttaaagCTCCTTATAAATAGTTCAATAATCACAAGTTTTATAATTGTATTAACATTTTAGTAAATGCCTATGAAATGGGAATATTcattaaacaatttttatttgggtttatttatatatgtgcatataataaaaatattatatagtatatttttattttatagttTTCCCCGTTGTCATTtaaatttcaaaata contains:
- a CDS encoding DNA-directed RNA polymerases I, II, and III subunit RPABC4, putative, whose protein sequence is MYIREHDEDISTEPVVYICGECGIDTVIPPNASLRCKNCGSKIFFKKRSRRVMQYEAR